CTTGACAAGCGTTCATTTCACCGTGTCTGGGAGACGTTGGAGAGCTCCAGCTAGAGCCCTCAGACGTCTTCCCAgagccccttcctcctcttcagcGACTGTGTCCCACCACGCACGTGcctgcacacacacgtacacacacatacccccctGCTGGTTAAGGACGCTCACAGACTGTCACACCAGGACAAAGTGCTTTCCACTCAGGCCCGCCAGGCATAGCAGGGAAAGGCATACTGTACACCCCCGAGGACAtggcctccctctccctgccaggGACACAGCCAGGGAACAGCTCGAGTACTAGTGCCTGGCAAAAAAGACATTGTTCTTCACCCTGTGTGTTGCCGGTGCTTAGTGTCCAGCCTGCCAGCTGGTGTTCTACACTGTTGCTCAAACCTCAGCCTTGGTAGCTGGGAGGCTTGAATGAGGGCGGTGATGAAGTAGATACTTTATCTTGCCTCTGAAGGAGAAGGGGGTGAGGACAAGCGCTTTCAAAGGCATAGAAAGTACATGCAGCCTTGAGGACTCAATAAAGCCAAGAGCTTGGGTACCATTGTAGGTGTTGGTAAGTGCAGAATGAACGAATGCCTGGTGATGGCAGCTGGCGCGGCAGCGGTTTGCATAAAGAACTGCTTACACTGGCCTTGAGCCTTCTGTTCACAGAGGCCAGGGAGCCCAGCTAAGTCACTTGCAAGGACTCCTGTTTGCAGCCAGCCTTAGAGCCACAGATCCAGGAGGGGCAAAAAGTCCCAAACTGGGCTTCACTCTGCAACCCGAGCCTGCCCTGGCCTAAAGGGTTCTCTCTCTCTCGACCTGCTCTGCCCCTTCTAATCCATcctgaaagatgagtaagacCTCAACTCCCTAGCTGGCATTTTGGGGACTACTGCAACTTGCCCCTTGGCTACTTTTCCAACCATGGTTTTTGTTAACTCTCCTTATAAACAAGTGGACTCCAAGCCAGGCTCCAGCCTTCTCCTCGCCTCCTTATTTCCTCTTGTCTGGGATGCTCTCCCCTTACTCAACTTAATGAAATGAAGATCATTCTTATAAAGTTTTCAGACACACGGAAGATGtttcacaaatgtttattatttattcccTCCCATGGATCTTGTAAGTCCTAAAATTTAATGCCTCTGACATCACTCCCCAGCTGGCTTGAGCTCCAAGAAGAAAAAGCCCAGGAGAGATCCAGCTCGGTGTTTCCATGGTTGCCCAGCACTGGGTTGGAATACGGTAAATACTTAATTTGTAAGCAGGTGATTGTTTTCTGGCTGCCCGCGATGCGCAGGGCTCTGCAGCAGGCACCGAGGCTCCAGACCGAGACCCTGGTTGAGCGCAGGAGACACAAACAACACCGACCGAGCGGGGGGCTCGGCGTTGGGCCCCAGGGACCTCCAGAGCAGCGGAAGCGCACAGCCCTGGAAACCGCAGACGGCACAGGAGGACCGGCCCCCGagcgccgccccgccccgcccccgacaCCGCCCCCGCTCGGCCCTCAGCGGCTTCCGGCAGAACTGCCCCACCCGTGGCGACGCTCGGCCTCGCACTTCCGGCAGGAGGAACCGGGCCTGGAGCGCCAGCGGCCGAGGTGAGTGGGCGTGCGGCGGCCCTTCCGCGCGCTCCCGGGGTCGGGGGTTGGAcccgggcggggctgggagcggGGTCCCGGCTTGGCAACGCGCGCCGCGGCTCGGGGCACCCCGGGGAGCTCCTCATCCCGGGCCTCAATGTCCCAGTCGTAGAGGGGCCCGGGCCTCCGCGCGCGCGCTCCCCCCGGCGTTTCCCGAGCACCCGCGACGTGATCCAGGCGGGCATCACGCGGACCCGGCCCTGCCCTTGGAGAGGCCGCGTCCCGCGGTGGGGTGGGAGTCGGGGATTGGCAGTGAACACGTGGACAAACAAGGAAACATCGGGTAGTGGGAGGTGCCAGGAGGATTAGGAGGGCTCCCCCTCGCCCAGGATGTTCAGCCAAGCACAGGTCTGTGGGAGAGTGTACTGGTTAGAAGGAAGAGCAAATGCAGAGAAGGACACAGGCTTGATGTGTTGGACAAACGAGGGGCCAGCGTGGCGGGTGGGCGGGAGGGAAGATGAGGTTGCGGATATGGGCAGAGGCCAGAGGGTGGAAGGCCTTCCTCCTGGGCCTGCTGAGGAGTCGGGGTTAGCCCCCAGAGGGCCTGGTCTGCTTTCTGTGCTCAGGCCACCTCTGCGGCTGATTGGTGGACTCCAGGCTGTAGcgggggagaggaagcagggacGCCAGTTAGGAGCCTTCTTAACTTTGAGAAGGTGCTCCGTGTGGGCTGGGGTGGGCGTGGGCACTTTCTGCAGGTGGGAGACCTGGACTGGCTCGTTGAAGGAAGGGTAGGATTTGAACGGTGGAGGGAGGGCCATGGCAGTGTTGGAGCAGGAACCACACTGGAACCCAGAAGGTGCAAGAAGTCGATTCACAGGAGGGTGCAGACTGCCCTGGCATGGGAGCCCTGGGGGAACCACAGGGAGGGAGTGCCAGGAGAAAGCTCCCTTAGTGCCAGCACGCCCCATGGTTGCCTGTGGGACATCAGCAGTCGATCTCAACAGGGAGCAGTTTTGCCCCCAGGTAACAGTTGGCGAcacctggagacatttttggttgtcacagcttgggaggagggggaagggatgcTACAGGCACCTAGTGCGCAGAGACCAGGGATGCCATGCCCAGGACAGGCCTTCTcccaacaaagaattacctggcCCCAAATATCAGTAATTCCAAAGTTGGGAAACATTGGTATAGAGGAAAGAGCATGGGCCTGAAGTTCTGTTAGATGTAGGTTTGGTGCCCACGTGCTCCACTCTCTGGCATGTGCAGGCAGAAGCAGAGAGGACCATATAGGAGACCAGTGCATTGTATAGGGCAGGGAGCATGGTGACTCGGATGGTAGTGGTGGAGGTCAGGAGATGGGACCTTTTTGGGGATATTTTTTCAAGATAGAGGTGACAGTATTTGCTGATTGAATGTGGACCgagggaaagagaggagtcaagggtGAGAACAAGATTTCTGGCCTGAGTCACCAGGTGATGGTGCCCCTGGctgaggtgggaaggggaggtTTGGACGGAGGGTGAATGACTCCTGGAAAACAGGATCCAGCCCTGGACAGGCTATGTGTGAGACACCTGATGTTAGACGTTCAACCGAAAAGGACAAGGAGGCAGTTGGATATTCTTGTGGAGTTGAGGAGGTCGGAGAGAGGGATCCACACTGGGAGATGTAAGCTCACATTTCAAGGAATGGGAGCACATGAGATCACCTAGCACAGCGGTTCTCAACCCACTGGATACGATACCTTCTTTTGAACGACAGATATTTCGGTAACAACCCCCCTTATTATCCGCAAAGGAGATTTATGGTTAGTGAAAATGGcctacacatatttttttttttaaatggacgaTCCCCTAACcataatataaaagagaaataaaaggaaagtaattGATAATAAAATGTTTCAATATGTGAGTTCCTGAGCCCTGCGATACTAGAAGCTACGAAGAAGCAGTGGGTGCTTTCGCCTCTGGTAGAGCCTCTGGGGGTGTGAAAGCCACAGTGCAGGTGGCTGCAGCCATGTCGCGTTGGCAGCTTGAAAACCATGCCTGCTGTGTCTGCAGATGAGGTCGTTTTTCCGAACTGGGAACTCGTGGTACCGTCTTATCAAAAACAGTTCAGTCTCCCCTCAATGTACATGCTATAGGTATTATTGGACATTTTAGTGCCTAGGAGACCCATGGAAAATTTGCTCTGTGTTACATGTGAAACAGAGTTGGGTTGAAAGTTCAGGGAATTATAAATGTTGAATTATATGCATTGTGAATGTTGAAGTTATGCAGGGTGCCGAACAGTTCTTAGTTATGTGGACTGTCCTCCCATGTTCCGGACTCACTAAAAGCTAGGAGAGTGTCCCCAAAACAGCACAGGTTTCCAGAGTTTGCTGAAGAGAGCCACAGCCTAGGGTGTCCTCTGGGCAAAGCCTTGTGCCAGCTCCCAGTCTGCCTTGAGGGAGGAGACACGGTAAGCCAGGTTCCAGAGTACAGAACTGaatgtgatttctccttttagaagggaccaggggtgggggaggtaaGGTATGTCTGATCGGATGGTTCTAGgaaggcttccagaaggaggagGCATTTCAGCAGAGGGGGAATGTCTCAGAGGAGGAGATGAGGCAGCAGGTGGGTCACACTGGTCCCGGGTCCGCCTGGTCTCCCCGAGCCCGTGTGCTCTGGACCCTCATTAGGCTTGGCTGGATCGATAGGGAGGCAGGGAGTGTTTCCCTCTGGCAAGACCCTCAGGCAGGCACTGCCTCCATGGGAGTGGTTGTTAGAGGCTAGGGCATGGGAGGTGTGGCTTTTccggtttggtttttgttttggtttggtttggtttggttttttgtcctgaatttatttttctggtaaAGGATGTAAACTATGGCATATAGACTTAGCTCATATTCTGACTGACTGGTAGTCCACGCCCTAGTCCTGACCAGTTCGTTTTCAACGCCTTAAAGCCCAGATCCGTCTTCTGAAAATCACGTGCCCTTTCTTGCATCGAGCCATCACACCATACAGGGAACGCTCAGTGTGCCAGGTGGGTGTAAGTTGACATGGACACTGTGGCTCCGGTGTGCTTGGAGCGCACAGCCCCTTGGGGGACACAGCCTCACACAAGCACGATGAAGGAAAAGTAGGGGAGCCGTGGGAGCAGCCTGTATCTCAGGGGAGCCCATGGCGGGTGGGGGTGGCGCTCCCTGAGGAAATGCCATTTGAGCTGAAGATAAGTAGGATCTGctgaggaaggaatgaagggtGGGCAGAGCGTTCAGCTCCCTGGGGCAGCAGGAAAGAGCCCGATGTGTTTGGGAAAAGGAAAGCCCTGTGGCAGGACCAGGACGCCAAGAGTCCAGCAGGGCGGAGCAGGCCTTCTTAGCCAGGGAAGGGTTTTGGTCTTTATCGTGGGAACCTGGGAGCTACTAAAGGGATGCAGTCTTCtctgacatgatcagatttacatttttaaaaggtcactttGGTGGAAATTCATGGAGAACAGCTTGAGGTGACAGGAGAGTGGACGTGACAGGGAGCTGTGGGTCCTGCAGTCCTGTCCGCTCCGCTCCACTCCCcgcaggccagggctggggaggacaCGTGGGGTAGCCCTCCCCCTGCCAGAGCCACCGGAACGGCCTTTTCCTCTTTCTAGCCTCAGCCCTGGGGTCTGGCGAGTCGTGTACGCAGTTGATCATGGAGAGGGTCGGCTCAGGCCACCAGCCCCTTAGGTGAGGACAGAGTCTGGGGCTCAGGGGACACTTCCCGATCATGGAGGCAGCGAGAACGCCAGCCAGGAGACGCGCTTGTTGAAAGTCACGGGTCCAGCTCGACTGGCCCTTTCTGCGGGCCCTGCGGGCATCTTCAGGAGAGGTCTGCCCCCACTGACCAGAGCCGGGGAGCTGCAGCTTCCACGGATGGGGAGGTGGGCCCTCGACGTGGCCTTTGTGTGGAGGGCGGTGTTGACTCTGGGGCTGGTCCTTCTCTACTACTGCTTCTCCATCGGCATCACCTTCTACAACAAGTGGCTGACCAAGGTAACGCGGGGGCCTCGCCAGCCTGGCCGGGTGGGAGATGGCTGCGGCCAGGACTACAGCGCCCCCCAATATTTAACAGCAGGGAGGCACGGGCTTCAAGCAGTCACACTGGAAGGCCACTCACACCAGTGACGCGACAGGGCCACACCAGGGATTCCCCTTAAATATTGGGATGCAGGGGAAATCAGGAGAGGGGGAGACACGGAGGATGAGCTGGGGAGACGTGGGGTTCCTAAGGCCCCTCGTACACTGCGGCGCCCTCGTGAGCTGCTGCAGCAGAGCCCCGCCACCAGGTAGAGgcgaggagggaggcaggggccagGGGGCCGGCGGCAGGCAGTAGCAGCGCCGCCATCTGTGCTCTGTGCTTGGGCTCCGTACAGAGCTTCCACTTCCCCCTCTTCATGACCATGCTGCACCTGGCCGTGATCTTCCTGTTCTCTGCCCTGTCCAGGGCCCTGGTTCAGTGCTCCAGCCACAGGGCCCGCGTGGTGCTGAGCTGGACCGACTACCTCAGAAGAGTGGCTCCCACAGGTACGTGCCGGCGGGCTGGTCCGGGGAGGGCcctggaggcaggaggagggagccCGGGAAGCCAGAGGCCCGGACCAGAAGGAGGGAAGCCTCTGTGGCTTGAAGCTTAGGCCCTCCCCTCGTGGCTCCTCTCCGCCACCTCCCATGCCGGCTGCTGCCTCTTACTCCGGCCCGCCGCGGGGCGGGGACAGGGGGCCCTGGGGGGCCGTGCAGCAGTGGCCGGTCGTTCCCGCGcccctgaacacacacacactgagcaGGTACCAAGGCCTGGAGACAGTAGTGAGCAGGGCACAGGGTGCCTGCTCTCAGGCGGCAGAGGGGGTGCCTGGGGGCCACGGGGCACAGGGGAGGGTTTCCGGAGCAGGGGCCGAGTGGGCCGAGACCTGGAGGGGGAGTTGAGGGGAGGCACTCGTGTGCCTGGGTGAGGTTGCTGCGTGGGTGGGTCTGAGAGGGAACTGAAAGTGTCTCGAGAGGCTGAGGACTCGGCGTTGGTAAGAGGAAGCGGGGAGAAAGGCGAACCGAGAAGGTGGCTGGGCCAGGTCCTCCGGGAGGAGTGTGTGTTTCATCCTGAGGGAGGCGGGAGCCACTCTGCAGTTTCCAGTCGGGGAGCATCAGGGTCCGATTAacacccctccctcctcagggGGATGTCCCAAGTATTCAACAAGTGGGAGCCACAGTGGCCGCAGCCAGTCAGGTGGAGGAttgccgccccctccccctttttttgggggggcggggggccaggAGTTAACCCTTCAGTTGCTGGGTAGAAAGGAAGGCGGGGAGGACCCCAGAGAAAGGCAGGCCTACAGGCCAAGGCGGGGGCACTCAGGCGCCTCACGGAGAAGTGTGCTCAGCGCTGGCACACCTGTACCGGCCTGCCCTGGCTGCGTGTCCGGTGGGGCCCGTGTCTCTGCAGCACTGGCAACGGCGCTTGACGTGGGCTTGTCCAACTGGAGCTTCCTCTACATCACCGTCTCGCTGTGAGTACCGGCCacgcccaccccctccccggggGCTCACTGTCCAGCAGCGTGTCTGTGTGCCCGGCCCACGGGCCGGCCATCACAGGGCCCTCTGGGACCCAACCCCCttgctctctccctgcctccctggcaCCCAGCAGCTCGCCTGGAAGTCGCCAGCCTCTGCAGTAAGCCAGGCACGGAGGGGGTGTTGTGCCTCCCTGCCAGGCGGCCTGGGGAAGCCGGGGGCTCAGGCGGAATGGTGACAGGACAGTGGAGAAAGGGGCACAGAGGGGCAGGCGGAACGGTTACTTCTAATCTCAGATGTTGCGCTTCAGCGAGCACagtctctgccttctctctttctccccttctctcatTCTTCCCGCCTCATCCTGGTCTGCACTGAGGGGGTCGGTAAATAACAGGACTCGGGAAGCTCCGTTTCTCCCCGGTGATAATCAGAGGCCTCTTAGGCATAGATTTCTTCCGGTTAAAGGTCAGGTATCAGCCCAGATGACTCAGGCCGCCTTACTTTGGTCTTTGTATCCAGACTGCCCTGCTGCCCTCAGGGAAGTCAGGGGTCTCCCCCTGACCCTTTCCAGCCCACTGATTGGGCTGTGGgtccctgctcccagccccagcgGTATGTCATGGGTAATTTTCCCTCGCAGGTACACAATGACCAAATCCTCGGCTGTCCTCTTCATCCTGATCTTCTCTCTGATCTTCAAGCTGGAGGAGCTGGTGAGGCCCCAGCTTTTCTTGTGTTCCTCCTACCCCCACAGATGCTAAGAATACCAAGGGGAACCTGAGCAGTGGCTTGTCCCCGCGTGTGACCGAGGAGATAAGCCCAGCCCAGGTGGCGGTACCTCGCTGAGGAAAGACCTAGACACAGGGCGCTACTGAGGATATTTAGAAACTGGTATGGCAGGAGCAGTGACCAAAGGAGACAGGGTTCAAGGGGCAGCGGGTCCTGCGGGCTCCCCGCTGTACAGCAAGAGCCCTTAGTTTCCTGGGTCAGGGGGGCCATTGGGGCCACGTGGGGACCTAGGACAGCGGTAGGGGAGCACTGTCGTATTTCAGGATCTCGGTACTTGCTAGCTGGATGTCAGCCCTGATAAGCCGACGGGCAGGGGCTGGCCGGGACCCCAGGGTGGGGCAGGTAGAAGGGTGTCTCGCCCCAGGGGCAGCCAAGGCGGTTGCTGGCCCCCAAACTCCGGGCGTGATGAACTTGAGGGCCCCAAGGTGGTTGCAACTGCTCCCCACCCTTTCAGCGTGCGGCGCTGGTCTTGGTGGTGGTTCTCATCGCCGGGGGCCTCTTCATGTTCACCTACAAGTCCACACAGTTCAACGCTGAGGGCTTTGCCTTGGTGCTGGGTGCCTCGTTCATCGGGGGTATTCGCTGGACACTCACCCAGATGCTCCTGCAGAAGGCGGAACTTGGTGAGTGAGGGGCCCAGGCACCAGGCGGGGTGGAGGCGGGCCAGGCCTGATGGCTCACCCGTGTTCCTTTCTGCAGGGCTTCAGAACCCCATCGACACCATGTTCCACCTGCAGCCACTCATGTTTCTGGGGCTCTTCCCTCTCTTTGCCGTATTTGAAGGTACGTGGGGTCATCCACCTCGGGGGCACCTCAGTGCAGCAAAGCTCCCATCCCCGCTCCAAGCCTATCACTGTGGTAGCTGCAGAGGTTATGGAGATCAGAGATGGTGGTCCCTTCCCTGGCAGTGCCTGGTTTGGGGGCTGGACAGACACTTAAACCAAATGGCTGGAATCAGCACAATAAATGCTACGTAGAAAGCGCATGTAAAATACACCAGGCGGTGATGACGGTGAATGCGGACAGCCCTAAAGGTATGCCGGGCTGTTCTGATCAATTTAAGCgtattaactcctttaatcctccCCCAAAAGCTGTGTGCCAGTGCTGTTACCGCCCCATGGTGCAGATGAAagaagctgaggcagagagaagtagAGATagccttgcccaaggtcccatggCTCATAAACACACCTGAATTTGGATCCAGCAGCTGGCTCCGGCATTCTTCCTCTTAACCATGATGCGTCCTTTCTTTGAGAAGGAGCACAGGGTCATGAATTGCTCCAGGATGGTGGGGTGGAAAGGCAGGTCAAGGCTTCCCAGGCAGTGCAGTTTGGAGAATGAATGGGATTTTGACAGCCTGATGGGGGCGGGCGTCCCAGGAAGGGGGAACAGTAGGTTCAGACGTGGGGAGATGTGTGGGGGATTGGCCTTGGCCGAGTGCACATTTCGGGGGCAAGGGagacggggaggggagagggcggCACACAGGAGCCCAGGCAGCTGAGCGGTCCCCTTTGGCTGTCGTCTCCCAGCGCAGAGGCAGGATGATGTATctaggctggggggctgggggaaggggaggcagggggTGCCGCCGCCTTCCTTGCCCAGTGCTTTGGAATTAGTCTTCGTCCCCTGTCTGTTTATCCTTCCTCTCAGAGTCCCTTCTGTCCTCGGGGCCATTGCAGAGGATTCCATCCCACATCCATTAAGTTCCAAGCAGCAAAGTGTCTCAGACCTCTCGGAGAAAATTATTCTGCAGCTCCGTTGTCCAGGAAACTTCTGTTCTGCAgcctccttttttcttcccttttaaaatctctctccattccttccttaTGCCCCCTGCACCAAACGCCacactctccctcccttcctgggtGTTTACACCATTCCCCGGCTCTGCAAACCCTCATCGGAGAGCCCCTGGTGGTCATCACTTAGCAGAGCTGCACGGATTTAGCTCCTTTAATCTTTTCTGGTAAATTAATCCCCCAAGCGCCTTCATTACTTACGTTGCTCTTCCCCGAATTCCCTTCAATTTGCCAACGCCTTTGCAGTACTGCTGAGCCCAGCACCAGACAAGGTGTCCTGCCTCGGGAGGCTGTTTGCCGGGGGGACTGTCACTCTGCATTTCTTTGGTGcttccccccaaaaaatctcACAGTACTCGGCCAGTCTCCTGCTCCCACAGGTGTCCATTTGCCGAGTCTGGGGTTCAGCTTCACGCCTGCTTCTATATCAGGGGCCTTTCCTGCAGGGAGAGGAACCATTCTCTCAGATGGGCAGTGTCGGAGGGCCAAGGGTCCTCTGAAAGTCTAAGCGCAACTTGGTGCGTGGAGGCCTGTGTGGGTGTCTCTGGAACAAGGGACCGTGGTTTTGTCATGTCTTTGTACGCATGTGTGTTTGCTTTTTGAGAACTGTTCATCAAATTATATTGTCCGGTCTAGTCCCAACCTTTTCAGTTAATCAGTGGGGAAACTGTGGTCCAGAAAGGGGGCATGTGTCGGCTAAACCCCACAGCTGCGTAGCTAAATGGAGGTTTGTACAGATAGAGTTTCATCCCTGTTTAGAGGTGACCCACCTGAAATTAAGGTGTCAATGTCCTGGGCCACCATTGACAGTCCTCATGTGATGGGCTGTCCCATCTCTCTTTGGCCCACTGGGTATCACAGCTGCCAAGGCCACATGAcgtcaccctcccccacccctcctcccccaaagacGGGTAGGTACACGACGTATGACGGAGCAAGGCGCTTCTGCCCGATTTCCTCTGTAGAGCCAGCCCCCTCTACTCTAGCCCAGAGGCTCAGAAGCCTCCCCATCACTCCCTATAAGGATCTCTGGCTTGTATTGCCCCGGGGCTTCTCTGGTTTCCCCAAGTCTCAGGCCACCTCCGTGGGATTCTCTGACACCTTCCGTCCTTGTGCTCA
This region of Physeter macrocephalus isolate SW-GA chromosome 14, ASM283717v5, whole genome shotgun sequence genomic DNA includes:
- the SLC35C2 gene encoding solute carrier family 35 member C2 isoform X1, whose translation is MGRWALDVAFVWRAVLTLGLVLLYYCFSIGITFYNKWLTKSFHFPLFMTMLHLAVIFLFSALSRALVQCSSHRARVVLSWTDYLRRVAPTALATALDVGLSNWSFLYITVSLYTMTKSSAVLFILIFSLIFKLEELRAALVLVVVLIAGGLFMFTYKSTQFNAEGFALVLGASFIGGIRWTLTQMLLQKAELGLQNPIDTMFHLQPLMFLGLFPLFAVFEGLHLSTSEKIFRFQDTGLLLRVLGSLFLGGILAFGLGFSEFLLVSRTSSLTLSIAGIFKEVCTLLLAAHLLGDQISLLNWLGFALCLSGISLHIALKALHSRGDSGPKPLKGLGSSPDLELLLRTSQPEEEDNEEEEGYFVAQGQQ
- the SLC35C2 gene encoding solute carrier family 35 member C2 isoform X2, encoding MGRWALDVAFVWRAVLTLGLVLLYYCFSIGITFYNKWLTKGPGSVLQPQGPRGAELDRLPQKSGSHRYTMTKSSAVLFILIFSLIFKLEELRAALVLVVVLIAGGLFMFTYKSTQFNAEGFALVLGASFIGGIRWTLTQMLLQKAELGLQNPIDTMFHLQPLMFLGLFPLFAVFEGLHLSTSEKIFRFQDTGLLLRVLGSLFLGGILAFGLGFSEFLLVSRTSSLTLSIAGIFKEVCTLLLAAHLLGDQISLLNWLGFALCLSGISLHIALKALHSRGDSGPKPLKGLGSSPDLELLLRTSQPEEEDNEEEEGYFVAQGQQ